A window of the Aeromicrobium phoceense genome harbors these coding sequences:
- a CDS encoding glycosyltransferase family protein produces the protein MRIVAFGTYDSAVHPRVAVLIAGLRAWNQDVVELNRPLGYSTAERVTLVQEPWRLPGFGLRLLRRWASLVRLGLRERRRGRPDAVLVGYLGHFDVVLARLVFGRVPIVLDHLVSASGTVLDRGLASRRSLRGRVMVAIDRLALACADVVVVDTAERVPALAEGGRRDVVVCPVGASDEWFAASGAAADRGVDEPLRAIFFGLFTPLQGATTIARAAALLEPDDRVEITLVGRGQDWDEARRIVGDHPAVRWIEWLEPADLIRLVATQDVCLGIFGTTAKAREVVPTKVFQGAAAGCAVVTSDTASQRGVLGDDAAYVPPGDAEALAAVLRELSVDRGRLDSLRERMGERAAREFTAAEAVRPMMSEIGGITPVEEE, from the coding sequence GTGCGCATCGTGGCCTTCGGAACCTACGACTCCGCTGTCCACCCTCGCGTCGCGGTGCTGATCGCCGGGCTGCGCGCGTGGAACCAGGACGTCGTCGAGCTCAACCGCCCCCTGGGCTACTCGACGGCCGAGCGCGTCACGCTGGTGCAGGAGCCGTGGCGGCTCCCCGGCTTCGGGCTGCGCCTGCTGCGCCGCTGGGCGTCCCTCGTGCGCCTCGGCCTCAGGGAGCGCAGGCGCGGGCGTCCCGACGCGGTGCTGGTTGGCTACCTCGGTCACTTCGACGTCGTGCTCGCCCGGCTGGTCTTCGGCCGCGTCCCGATCGTGCTCGACCACCTCGTCTCGGCCTCGGGCACGGTCCTCGACCGGGGCCTGGCCTCCCGCCGGTCCCTGCGCGGACGCGTGATGGTGGCGATCGACCGGTTGGCCCTGGCCTGCGCCGACGTGGTCGTCGTCGACACCGCCGAGCGGGTGCCGGCCCTCGCCGAGGGCGGCCGCCGCGACGTCGTCGTGTGTCCCGTGGGGGCTTCCGACGAGTGGTTCGCCGCGAGCGGGGCCGCCGCTGACCGCGGCGTCGACGAGCCGCTGCGCGCGATCTTCTTCGGCCTTTTCACGCCGCTCCAGGGCGCCACGACGATCGCCCGGGCGGCCGCGCTGCTCGAGCCCGACGACCGCGTCGAGATCACCCTGGTCGGGCGCGGCCAGGACTGGGACGAGGCCCGGCGGATCGTCGGCGACCACCCGGCGGTGCGCTGGATCGAGTGGCTCGAGCCCGCCGACCTCATCCGCCTCGTCGCGACCCAGGACGTGTGCCTGGGGATCTTCGGGACGACCGCCAAGGCGCGCGAGGTCGTGCCCACGAAGGTGTTCCAGGGCGCGGCGGCCGGCTGTGCCGTCGTCACCTCCGACACGGCCTCCCAGCGCGGCGTGCTGGGCGACGACGCGGCCTACGTTCCCCCGGGCGATGCCGAGGCCCTGGCTGCGGTGCTGCGAGAGTTGTCCGTGGACCGCGGCCGGCTGGACTCCCTGCGCGAGCGCATGGGGGAGCGGGCGGCCCGCGAGTTCACCGCGGCGGAAGCCGTACGACCGATGATGAGCGAGATCGGCGGAATCACGCCGGTCGAGGAGGAGTGA
- a CDS encoding lysylphosphatidylglycerol synthase domain-containing protein: MDAQPVGPAPTGEKRSGARAWARRAALVVMLALAVVAITRNYQAIAEDLERIPPWTVAAASVFAVLGMLASLQVWRELLAGLGSRLGLRISAHIFFVSQLGKYVPGSLWSIVAQMEMGREHRVPRRSAAVLGVLALVISGVAGITVAVALMPWVTPELRHRFWWLVLVLPLLYVAIHPRLLDRVLNRLLRLARREPLPEAIGWRSLLKATAWQCLTWLLLGLQVWFIVIGLDGDPVETLAPSIVGYALAYTLGMAAFFLPAGAGVRDAVLVLALAGSMPTSTALVVALVVRCLATLVDLLLAGIQLVIHRVAA, from the coding sequence GTGGACGCGCAGCCGGTGGGGCCTGCCCCGACGGGCGAGAAGCGCAGCGGCGCCCGTGCGTGGGCTCGCCGAGCGGCGCTCGTCGTGATGCTGGCCCTGGCCGTCGTGGCCATCACCCGCAACTACCAGGCGATCGCCGAGGACCTCGAGCGCATCCCGCCATGGACCGTGGCCGCGGCGTCGGTGTTCGCGGTGCTGGGCATGCTGGCGTCCCTGCAGGTCTGGCGCGAGCTCCTCGCGGGTCTGGGATCGCGCCTGGGCCTGAGGATCTCGGCGCACATCTTCTTCGTGAGCCAGCTCGGCAAGTACGTCCCGGGCAGCCTCTGGTCGATCGTGGCCCAGATGGAGATGGGGCGCGAGCACCGGGTCCCGCGGCGGTCCGCCGCCGTGCTGGGCGTGCTGGCGCTGGTGATCTCCGGCGTCGCCGGGATCACGGTCGCCGTGGCGCTGATGCCGTGGGTCACCCCCGAGCTGCGCCACCGGTTCTGGTGGCTCGTCCTCGTCCTGCCCCTGCTCTACGTCGCGATCCACCCGCGGCTGCTGGACCGCGTGCTCAACCGGCTGCTCCGCCTCGCGCGGCGCGAGCCCCTCCCTGAGGCGATCGGCTGGAGGTCCCTGCTCAAGGCCACCGCGTGGCAGTGCCTCACCTGGCTGCTGCTGGGGCTGCAGGTGTGGTTCATCGTCATCGGCCTCGACGGTGACCCGGTGGAGACCCTGGCGCCCTCGATCGTCGGCTACGCCCTGGCGTACACGCTGGGAATGGCCGCGTTCTTCCTGCCGGCCGGCGCGGGCGTCCGCGACGCCGTGCTGGTGCTGGCACTCGCCGGATCGATGCCGACGTCCACGGCGCTCGTCGTGGCGCTGGTCGTGCGCTGCCTGGCGACGCTGGTCGACCTACTCCTCGCGGGCATCCAGCTGGTCATCCACCGCGTCGCCGCGTGA
- a CDS encoding YfhO family protein codes for MTDTTSRERTGATPVERVTRAVVVLGFVLLVALTFGPALFGFGVFLDVDFLRAYWPFTATGAVPAGAMWCRGDTFDALYPAIVNTVESARSGVWPTWTPYEVGGAPMASLPNHTVLSPVTWPFWVLPSHVAPAWVKLTELVIVVVGMVALLGRWGVRRSAGLLAGFVFFTCGFMLMWTNWPHTRVAVFIPLLLWALDRVVVERRARDVAWVGLVVASMLLGGFPAVTLFALTTGAVYVLVVGWRQQGTRATVLAYAGAAGGVVLGVALAAVQILPFVMNLQTVLAGREPREASPSELLVTSVAPRAWGTCVDNARWSSTNPIEGIAYVGVGAVLLVLTLLVLGRSARVRPGVVALISVLLAAWVWLTWFGGAPLDLLQQLPGFDTNKIGRATSIVGFLVALAAAFGLDRLMSDDDGPGPRPERRRLPLVGRLAVGAVLALGALYVGWRVHEVAAITGATGLVRDQLVAPAIWALAGVAVLAAGLLSRRVRPFVPLALVVIVIVQAVVFARHVWPLSDRSNLYPVTEAHEFLQANIGADRYASGGMWGYPATSDYYKLRTPVGHEFTAPAWMQLLQAVSPDTQVTRTYTRFADLPTPEIGDDPLLDQFSVKYWAVRPSQIVGRADDPSGERSGTVTLGDEERASCELPAGPLRGVVLSLDRTVPLEDDDRVQAHVRVTAGGEVVEGARAFNTTMEDGQLRIGVAGEDLPSSDDAEVEVWFSGAPRAVELDATADGLSCRALRPDDDGLKLVHVDAGSLVYERSTSLPRIRWAGESRVVESADERLELLGEGVPADRVLLDEPGPFEAEGSSARVDTVRDDAGSIEVEVDADGDGYLVVGDSILREGWEATVDGEPVDLVAANHAFAAVPVPDGRHTVELAYRAPGLAPGLAISAGAALLTAGVFVVPLVRRRTRSRGDAVDDQLDAREE; via the coding sequence ATGACGGACACGACGTCGCGAGAGCGGACCGGGGCCACCCCGGTCGAGCGCGTCACGCGCGCCGTCGTCGTGCTCGGCTTCGTCCTGCTCGTCGCGCTGACGTTCGGTCCGGCGCTGTTCGGCTTCGGGGTCTTCCTCGACGTCGACTTCCTCCGGGCGTACTGGCCGTTCACCGCGACCGGCGCTGTTCCGGCGGGAGCGATGTGGTGCCGCGGCGACACGTTCGACGCCCTGTACCCCGCGATCGTCAACACCGTCGAGTCCGCCCGGAGCGGGGTGTGGCCGACGTGGACGCCCTACGAGGTCGGCGGGGCACCCATGGCGTCGTTGCCGAACCACACGGTGCTCAGCCCCGTCACCTGGCCGTTCTGGGTGCTGCCGAGCCACGTGGCGCCGGCGTGGGTGAAGCTCACCGAGCTCGTCATCGTCGTGGTGGGGATGGTGGCCCTGCTGGGCCGCTGGGGTGTCCGTCGCAGCGCGGGCCTGCTCGCCGGCTTCGTGTTCTTCACGTGCGGCTTCATGTTGATGTGGACGAACTGGCCCCACACGCGCGTGGCCGTGTTCATCCCGCTGCTGCTCTGGGCGCTGGACCGGGTCGTGGTGGAGCGTCGCGCGCGCGACGTCGCCTGGGTCGGCCTCGTCGTGGCGAGCATGCTGCTGGGTGGCTTCCCGGCGGTGACGCTCTTCGCACTGACGACCGGCGCCGTCTACGTGCTGGTGGTGGGATGGCGCCAGCAGGGCACCCGCGCGACGGTCCTCGCGTACGCCGGCGCGGCGGGTGGCGTGGTGCTGGGCGTGGCCCTGGCGGCGGTCCAGATCCTGCCCTTCGTGATGAACCTCCAGACCGTGCTGGCCGGACGGGAGCCGCGCGAGGCGTCCCCGAGTGAGCTGCTCGTGACGAGCGTGGCACCACGGGCGTGGGGCACGTGCGTCGACAACGCGCGCTGGAGCAGCACCAACCCGATCGAGGGCATCGCCTACGTCGGCGTCGGCGCCGTGCTCCTCGTGCTGACGCTCCTCGTGCTGGGGCGCAGCGCCCGCGTCCGCCCGGGGGTCGTGGCGCTCATTTCGGTGCTCCTGGCCGCCTGGGTCTGGCTGACGTGGTTCGGCGGGGCGCCGCTGGACCTGCTGCAGCAGCTGCCGGGATTCGACACGAACAAGATCGGCCGCGCGACCTCCATCGTCGGGTTCCTGGTGGCCCTCGCGGCTGCCTTCGGCCTCGACCGGCTGATGTCGGACGACGACGGACCGGGTCCCCGTCCCGAGCGCCGGCGTCTTCCCCTCGTGGGCCGCCTCGCGGTGGGCGCCGTCCTCGCGCTCGGTGCCCTCTACGTCGGGTGGCGGGTGCACGAGGTCGCCGCCATCACGGGCGCCACGGGCCTCGTCAGGGACCAGCTCGTCGCGCCCGCGATCTGGGCCCTCGCCGGCGTCGCCGTCCTGGCCGCGGGACTCCTCAGCCGCCGGGTGCGTCCGTTCGTCCCGCTCGCCCTGGTCGTGATCGTCATCGTCCAGGCCGTCGTGTTCGCGCGGCACGTCTGGCCACTCAGCGACCGCAGCAACCTGTACCCCGTGACGGAGGCCCACGAGTTCCTCCAGGCGAACATCGGCGCCGATCGCTACGCCAGCGGTGGCATGTGGGGCTACCCGGCCACGTCCGACTACTACAAGCTCCGGACGCCGGTGGGACACGAGTTCACCGCGCCGGCCTGGATGCAGTTGCTCCAGGCGGTGTCGCCCGACACCCAGGTGACGCGGACCTACACCCGCTTCGCCGACCTCCCCACCCCCGAGATCGGCGACGACCCGCTCCTGGACCAGTTCTCCGTGAAGTACTGGGCCGTCCGGCCCAGCCAGATCGTCGGCAGGGCCGACGATCCGTCCGGCGAGCGCTCGGGGACCGTGACCCTCGGCGACGAGGAACGGGCGTCCTGCGAGCTGCCGGCGGGACCGCTGCGCGGTGTCGTCCTGTCCCTCGACCGGACCGTTCCGCTGGAGGACGACGACCGGGTCCAGGCGCACGTCCGGGTCACGGCCGGGGGCGAGGTGGTGGAGGGCGCTCGCGCCTTCAACACGACGATGGAGGACGGCCAGCTGCGCATCGGTGTGGCCGGTGAGGACCTGCCCTCCTCGGATGACGCCGAGGTCGAGGTGTGGTTCTCCGGCGCGCCCCGCGCGGTCGAGCTCGACGCGACCGCCGACGGACTCTCGTGCCGCGCCCTGCGCCCGGACGATGACGGCCTCAAGCTCGTGCACGTCGACGCCGGCTCGCTGGTCTACGAGCGGTCGACCTCGCTGCCGAGAATCCGCTGGGCGGGCGAGAGCCGCGTGGTGGAGTCCGCCGACGAGCGGCTCGAGCTGCTGGGGGAGGGCGTGCCCGCCGACCGCGTGCTGCTGGACGAGCCGGGCCCGTTCGAGGCCGAGGGCTCGAGCGCCCGCGTCGACACCGTCCGCGATGACGCGGGATCGATCGAGGTCGAGGTCGACGCCGACGGCGACGGCTACCTCGTCGTGGGCGACTCGATCCTCCGCGAGGGCTGGGAGGCCACCGTCGACGGGGAGCCGGTCGACCTCGTGGCCGCCAACCACGCCTTCGCGGCCGTGCCGGTGCCCGACGGCCGCCACACGGTGGAGCTGGCGTACCGGGCACCCGGACTGGCGCCAGGCCTGGCGATCAGCGCGGGAGCCGCGCTGCTCACGGCCGGTGTCTTCGTCGTCCCGCTGGTCCGGCGACGGACGAGGTCACGCGGCGACGCGGTGGATGACCAGCTGGATGCCCGCGAGGAGTAG